The Streptomyces armeniacus genomic interval TACGTTTCACGGGTGATCGACGACCTGGAACAACTCATCGCGCGGGCCGTCGCCGAAGGGTATGGCGACATCTACGAGCTCACGGAAGTGGCGGACGACGCGCCGGAAGACCTGGCGCCGTATCTCCCGCGGCTGCTCGCCGCGGACGTGGTGTATCCGGGCAAGCTGTACCGCGCGGCCGACAGCGAGGTTCAGCGTGGCCTCGTCGCGAAGGCCGACACCTGCTGCCAGGACGACGCGGACGACGAACTACGCCTGAACCACCTGCTGGTCGCCTTGGCGCAGACGCGCGGCCCGGTCGCCGAGGCGGCCTTCCGACGCTGGCGCGACCAGCCTCCGCCCGGCGCGGACCAGCTCCACATCGGTCCGGCCGACTACATGCGGGAAGGCGGCTGGATGCTGGAGGGCGACGACGTACGGGAGTTGGGCGGGCCCGTCTCGTACGGCCTGGAGGCCGAGGACGGCCCTGAGCACTCGGAGCGCGAGCGCTGCCGGGGATGCGGCGGCCCGGTGTGGACCGCGCTGGACCTGGACACCGCCGACGAACGGGTCGCCGAGGCGCTGGCGCATGTCGGCTGGTCCGGTCGGCTCCGGCCGGCGTTCTGCTACGGATGCGCTGCCGCTGCCGACACGCTGTTCATCGAGGTGCGCCCGGACGGGACCTCTCGACTGACGGATCCGCCTGAGCCCTCCACCGACGCCCCGATGCTCGAGGCTCCTACGGTGCGAATGGTTCTCGGCGACCGGTCGGGCCGCCGCCCCGTCGGCTCGGCAGTCGGCGGCCAGGCTGTCTGGATGGACGACGCCGCTTACCCTGACTGCCCGAAGTGCCGGAAGCCCATGGCCTCCATCGCCCAGATCGACATGCAGGATCTCACGCACCATGTCGGGTACCACACGTTCTTCCTGCACACGGAGTGCCACCTGGCGGCCATGGTCACGCAGTGGGAATGAGACGGCGTGGAATGCTCACGTACACACGGCAGTTGAGCAGGCCATGACCGAAAAGCCCGCACCCCGCACCCTGTCCGACGACGCGCTCTCCGAACTGCTGAGCACCCAGCAGTTCGGCACCCTCGCCACGAACAAGCGCAGCGGCCACCCCCATCTCACCACCATGGTCTACAGCTGGGACGCCGAGGAACGCGTCGTGCGGTTCTCCACCACGGCCGACCGCGTCAAGGTCGCCCAGCTCCGGCGCGACCCGCGCGCGGCCGTGCATGTCCCGGGCGGCGACGTGTGGTCGTTCGCCGTAGCCGAGGGCGAGGCGGAGGTCTCCGAGGTCACGACCACGCCGGGTGACGCGACCGGGCGTGAACTGCTCGCGATGGTGCCCGAGGCGGCGAAGCCGGAGGACGAGCGTGCGTTCCTGGAGGAGCTGGTCGCCGAGCGCCGCGTGGTCATCCGGCTGAAGGTGTCCAGGCTGTACGGGACGGCACTCGACATCAGTGGCTGAACGGGCATCGGCCGGCCAATTGCCGCGGTCCGGCGGTCAGTTCTTCTTCAGCTCCTGGGCGAGCATGACGAGGATGCCGCTGGGGCCGCGGACGTACGTGAGCTTGTACACGCCCTCGTAGGTCGCCACGCCGCGGAGCGGACGGCATCCGTGCTTTGCGGCAGTCTCGAGGGCTTCGTCGATGTCGTCGACGGAGAAGGCGACGCGATGCATGCCGATCTCGTTCGGAAGAGTGGGCTCCGTCTCGATCGCTTCGGGGTGGATGTACTCGAAAAGCTCAAGATGTCCCTGGCCCTCCGGCGTCTGGAGCATCGCGATTTTGGCGTGATTGCCATCAAGTCCGACGGCGGTGTCGGTCCATTCACCACTGACCGTGTCCCGGCCGAGGACCGTGAGGCCGAGGTCGGTGAAAAAGGAGATCGCTGCTTCGAGGTCCCGGACTGCGATGGCGACGTTCTCAAGTTTGATGGCCATGGGCGGCATGCTACCGAGCCGGGCCGCTCGGACCCTTCCTCCGAATTTGCGTTGGAGCGCACTCCAATTCCTAGGTTCGGAGGCATGCGATACATCAAACTCGGAACGACCGGGCTGGAAGTCTCCGCCATCGCCCTCGGCTGCATGAGTTTCGGCGAGCCGGACCGGGGCGGCGAGCCCTGGTCGCTGGGCGCGGACGCCAGCCGGGACATCATCAAGCAGGCCCTCGAGGGCGGCGTCAACTTCCTCGACACGGCCAACGGGTACAGCGCGGGAAGCAGTGAGGAGATCGTCGGCCAGGCGGTCAAGGACTTCACCCGGCGCGAGGAGGTCGTTCTCGCCACCAAGGTCTGGATGCGGATGCGCCCCGGCCCGAACGGCGCCGGGCTGTCCCGCAAGGCGATCTTCGCCGAGCTCGACGCCTCCCTGAAGCGGCTGGGGACCGACTACATCGACCTGTACCAGATCCACCGCTGGGACTACGGCACCCCGATCGAGGAAACCCTCGAGGCGCTGCACGACGCGGTCAAGTCCGGGAAGGTCCGCTACATCGGGGCCTCTTCCACGTACGCCTGGCAGTTCGCCAAGGCCCTGTATCTGGCCGACCTGAACGGCTGGACCCGGTTCGTGTCGATGCAGGACCACTACAACCTCATCCACCGCGAAGCAGAACGGGAGATGCTCCCGCTCTGCGCCGACCAGGGCATCGGCGTGATCCCGTGGAGCCCGCTGGCGCGGGGCAGGCTGACGCGGACCCGGGACACCGCCACGGCGCGTGCCGAGACCGACGAGGGCGGCAGGATCCTCTACCGCGACGAGGACCAGGCAGTGGCCGAGCGCGTCCACGAGATCGCGGGCAAGCGGGGTCTGTCCCCGGCCCAGGTCGCCCTGGCCTGGGTCATGCGCAACCCGGTGGTGACCTCGCCCATCGTCGGGGTCACCAAGCCGGCCCAGCTGGCCGACGCGGTCGCCGCGGTGGACGTCGAACTCGACGAAGACGAGGCCGCCTACCTGGAGGAGCCCTACCAGCCGCACGAGGCCGCCTACCTGGAGGAGTCCTTCTACAAGCAGCGCCCTGCGGCGGGCTCCCGGTAGTCCGGGCTACCGGCAGTCCGGGCTACCGCCGGGCCGTCAACGAGTGGTCGCGGCGTACTGGTCCGACTCCAGCTCGAACACCCGCACTCGCCGACCGCAGGTGGGATTGACGGTCTCGCGGACCGGACGCATCCCCAGCTTGGTCATGATCCGTTCGGAGGCGCCGTTGCCCACTTGGGCGATGCTGACGATCCGCTCCAGCCCTCGGTCCTCGAACCCGAACCGTACGGCTGCCGCGGCGGCCTCGGTGGCCAGGCCCTGCCCCC includes:
- a CDS encoding pyridoxamine 5'-phosphate oxidase family protein: MTEKPAPRTLSDDALSELLSTQQFGTLATNKRSGHPHLTTMVYSWDAEERVVRFSTTADRVKVAQLRRDPRAAVHVPGGDVWSFAVAEGEAEVSEVTTTPGDATGRELLAMVPEAAKPEDERAFLEELVAERRVVIRLKVSRLYGTALDISG
- a CDS encoding VOC family protein translates to MAIKLENVAIAVRDLEAAISFFTDLGLTVLGRDTVSGEWTDTAVGLDGNHAKIAMLQTPEGQGHLELFEYIHPEAIETEPTLPNEIGMHRVAFSVDDIDEALETAAKHGCRPLRGVATYEGVYKLTYVRGPSGILVMLAQELKKN
- a CDS encoding aldo/keto reductase: MRYIKLGTTGLEVSAIALGCMSFGEPDRGGEPWSLGADASRDIIKQALEGGVNFLDTANGYSAGSSEEIVGQAVKDFTRREEVVLATKVWMRMRPGPNGAGLSRKAIFAELDASLKRLGTDYIDLYQIHRWDYGTPIEETLEALHDAVKSGKVRYIGASSTYAWQFAKALYLADLNGWTRFVSMQDHYNLIHREAEREMLPLCADQGIGVIPWSPLARGRLTRTRDTATARAETDEGGRILYRDEDQAVAERVHEIAGKRGLSPAQVALAWVMRNPVVTSPIVGVTKPAQLADAVAAVDVELDEDEAAYLEEPYQPHEAAYLEESFYKQRPAAGSR